A window from Staphylococcus succinus encodes these proteins:
- a CDS encoding ABC transporter ATP-binding protein — protein MDNNKEVLLQVKNLKQYFNKGKHNEVRAIENISFDVFKGETFGLVGESGCGKSTTGKAIIKLNDITDGEILYEGVDIQKIKNRKDSLKFNKKIQMIFQDPYASLNPRLKVMDIVAEGIDIHKLAAGVKDRKKRVYDLLETVGLSKEHANRYPHEFSGGQRQRIGIARALAVEPEFIIADEPISALDVSIQAQVVNLLLKLQRERGITFLFIAHDLSMVKYISDRIAVMHFGKIVELGSADEIYNHPLHPYTQSLLSAVPQPDPESERIRKRTVFKEDTSKNDQRVLHEVRPSHYVFTTDEEAETLKSQIQKASV, from the coding sequence ATGGACAATAATAAAGAAGTGTTACTACAAGTGAAAAATTTAAAACAATATTTTAATAAAGGTAAACATAATGAAGTAAGAGCAATTGAAAACATCTCTTTTGATGTATTTAAAGGAGAAACATTTGGATTAGTAGGGGAATCAGGATGTGGTAAATCTACAACTGGTAAAGCAATTATTAAATTAAATGATATTACAGATGGTGAAATCTTGTATGAAGGTGTAGATATACAAAAGATTAAAAATCGTAAAGACTCATTAAAATTTAATAAAAAAATACAAATGATTTTTCAAGATCCATACGCCTCTTTAAACCCAAGGTTGAAAGTTATGGATATTGTGGCAGAAGGCATTGATATTCATAAACTTGCTGCTGGTGTGAAAGATCGTAAAAAACGTGTATATGATTTATTAGAAACAGTAGGATTGAGTAAAGAGCACGCAAACCGCTATCCACATGAGTTTTCAGGTGGACAAAGACAACGTATCGGTATTGCTAGAGCTTTAGCAGTGGAACCTGAGTTTATTATTGCGGATGAACCTATTTCAGCACTAGATGTTTCAATCCAAGCGCAAGTTGTCAACTTGTTGTTGAAACTACAAAGAGAACGAGGAATTACATTCCTATTTATCGCCCATGACCTTTCTATGGTGAAATACATTTCTGACAGAATTGCAGTCATGCACTTTGGTAAAATCGTCGAATTAGGCAGTGCGGATGAAATTTATAATCACCCATTACATCCATATACACAATCACTTCTTTCTGCTGTACCACAGCCAGATCCAGAAAGTGAAAGAATACGTAAAAGAACGGTTTTTAAAGAAGATACATCTAAAAATGACCAAAGAGTATTGCATGAAGTACGTCCAAGTCATTATGTATTTACAACAGATGAAGAAGCTGAGACGTTAAAATCACAAATACAAAAAGCATCTGTATAA
- a CDS encoding DUF3899 domain-containing protein, whose amino-acid sequence MRSKHNILIWGLFTPLLSLALWLFSVHTLVHFMNLLFYISTILTIIFFIILIVQEGVLDPTSYGFRRLKYQLSSQKHRDALEKDTFFKPGQVKKDQYFITPWVITGFVCNIIYLLCSILISFML is encoded by the coding sequence ATGAGAAGTAAACACAATATACTCATATGGGGACTTTTCACACCTCTATTATCTTTAGCTTTGTGGCTCTTTAGCGTCCATACTTTAGTGCATTTTATGAATTTACTGTTTTACATATCTACCATCTTAACGATTATATTTTTCATTATTCTCATTGTTCAAGAAGGTGTATTAGATCCTACAAGTTATGGTTTTAGAAGATTAAAATATCAACTCTCTAGCCAAAAACATAGAGATGCTTTAGAAAAAGACACATTTTTCAAACCAGGACAAGTAAAAAAAGATCAATATTTTATTACACCATGGGTAATCACTGGATTTGTTTGTAATATTATATATTTATTATGTTCTATTTTGATTTCATTTATGCTCTAA
- the opp3C gene encoding oligopeptide ABC transporter permease, producing MADKRDEKLTDDHSNAVMSHTSEAIPATDFIRSNNDISKEPEMQRESKNFWQDAWAQLKRNKLAVVGMIGLIIIVLLALIGPLVSAHNYADQDVDRRNLPAKIPVLDQIPFLPFDGEGAKGVDAYKEAGVKEHFWFGTDQLGRDLWSRTWQGAQVSLFIGVVAALLDIFIGVVYGAISGFFGGRIDNVMQRIIEVVASIPTLIVVILFVLIFEPSIWTIILAMAITGWIGMSRVVRGEFLKLKSQEFVLASKTLGASKLKLIFKHILPNTLGAVVVTSMFTVPNAIFFEAFLSFIGIGVPAPKTSLGSLVNDGRAMLLIHPHELFIPAIILSLLILFFYLFSDGLRDAFDPKMRR from the coding sequence ATGGCTGATAAAAGAGATGAAAAATTAACAGATGACCATTCAAATGCAGTTATGTCACATACCTCTGAAGCTATTCCGGCAACTGATTTTATTAGAAGTAACAATGACATTTCAAAAGAACCAGAAATGCAAAGAGAAAGTAAAAACTTTTGGCAAGATGCATGGGCGCAATTGAAGCGTAACAAGTTAGCGGTAGTTGGGATGATTGGACTTATCATTATTGTATTACTTGCATTGATAGGGCCTTTGGTAAGTGCACATAATTATGCTGATCAAGATGTTGACAGACGTAACTTGCCAGCAAAAATTCCAGTACTAGATCAAATACCATTCTTACCCTTTGACGGTGAAGGTGCAAAAGGTGTTGACGCTTATAAAGAAGCTGGTGTTAAAGAGCATTTTTGGTTTGGGACTGACCAATTAGGTAGAGATTTATGGTCAAGAACATGGCAAGGTGCTCAAGTTTCTTTGTTTATTGGTGTTGTAGCCGCTTTATTAGATATATTTATTGGCGTTGTCTATGGTGCCATATCCGGGTTCTTTGGAGGCCGTATAGATAATGTCATGCAACGTATCATTGAAGTCGTAGCATCTATTCCAACGCTTATCGTTGTTATATTATTCGTGCTGATATTTGAACCATCTATTTGGACAATTATATTAGCGATGGCTATTACAGGATGGATAGGTATGAGTCGTGTTGTGCGTGGAGAATTTTTAAAATTAAAATCACAAGAATTTGTGTTGGCATCTAAAACATTAGGTGCTTCAAAATTAAAACTAATTTTCAAACATATTTTACCTAATACATTAGGGGCAGTAGTAGTAACATCTATGTTCACGGTACCCAATGCAATATTCTTCGAAGCATTCTTAAGCTTTATCGGTATTGGTGTACCTGCGCCTAAAACATCATTGGGTTCACTTGTTAATGATGGTAGAGCGATGTTATTGATACATCCACATGAGTTGTTTATACCAGCAATTATATTAAGTTTATTAATCTTATTTTTCTACTTGTTCAGTGATGGATTACGAGATGCATTTGACCCTAAAATGCGTAGATAA
- the opp3b gene encoding oligopeptide ABC transporter permease: protein MLKYVLKRLGYMILSLFIIVTITFFLMKLMPGSPFNDEKLSEDQKQILNEKYGLNDPVPVQYASYLKNVATGDFGNSFQYDNQPVWELIQPRLLPSLEMGLIAMVIGVILGLILGIIAAVRQNSWVDYTATVISVIAVSVPSFVLAVLLQYVFSVRLHWFPVAGWEGISTAVLPSLALSAAVLATVTRYIRAEMIEVLSSDYILLARAKGNSTMRVLFGHALRNALIPVITIIVPMLASILTGTLTIENIFGVPGLGDQFVRSITTNDFPVIMATTILFSTLFIVSIFIVDILYGVIDPRIRVQGGKK, encoded by the coding sequence ATGCTTAAATATGTTTTGAAACGTTTAGGATATATGATTTTATCATTATTCATTATCGTAACGATTACATTTTTCTTAATGAAATTAATGCCAGGGTCGCCATTTAATGATGAAAAGTTAAGTGAAGATCAAAAGCAAATTTTAAATGAAAAATATGGGTTGAATGATCCTGTACCAGTGCAATATGCAAGCTATTTGAAAAATGTAGCGACAGGGGACTTTGGTAATTCATTCCAGTACGATAATCAACCCGTGTGGGAATTAATACAGCCACGATTATTACCATCACTTGAAATGGGACTTATAGCAATGGTGATTGGGGTTATATTAGGATTAATTTTGGGGATTATAGCAGCGGTACGGCAAAACAGTTGGGTTGATTACACAGCCACAGTAATTTCAGTTATAGCAGTGTCTGTCCCATCATTTGTATTAGCAGTACTTTTACAATATGTGTTTTCTGTAAGATTACATTGGTTTCCTGTCGCCGGATGGGAAGGTATATCAACAGCAGTCTTACCTTCATTAGCACTCTCAGCAGCAGTGCTAGCAACTGTGACTAGATACATAAGAGCAGAAATGATAGAGGTATTAAGTTCAGATTATATTTTATTAGCGCGTGCAAAAGGTAATTCTACGATGAGAGTGTTATTTGGACATGCATTGAGAAATGCATTGATTCCAGTAATTACGATTATTGTACCGATGTTAGCTAGTATTTTAACTGGGACTTTGACAATTGAAAATATTTTCGGTGTGCCTGGTTTAGGGGACCAATTTGTTAGATCTATTACTACAAATGATTTTCCTGTGATTATGGCAACAACAATTTTATTCAGTACACTATTTATTGTTTCTATCTTCATTGTAGATATTCTTTATGGTGTTATTGATCCACGTATTCGTGTACAAGGAGGTAAAAAATGA
- a CDS encoding YjzD family protein, whose product MKYLIVLFWSIVLLEMINFVLNSLEGGGPLNLITPLVVAVIFTIIVVLFDMVIKPTSNDSKQQH is encoded by the coding sequence ATGAAATACCTCATAGTTCTATTTTGGTCTATTGTCTTATTAGAAATGATTAATTTTGTATTAAATAGTTTAGAGGGTGGCGGGCCACTTAACCTAATCACACCTCTTGTTGTAGCAGTTATATTTACAATTATTGTAGTGTTATTTGATATGGTGATTAAGCCAACGTCCAATGATTCTAAACAGCAGCATTAG
- the fabF gene encoding beta-ketoacyl-ACP synthase II, with protein MSKEQRVVITGIGALSPLGNDAKTTWDNALKGVNGIEEITRLDVSDFNINLAGELKDFNIEDHIEKKEARRMDRFTQYAVVAAREAVSDAKLDINENTANRIGVWIGSGIGGMETFEIAHSQLLERGPRRVSPFFVPMLIPDMATGQVSIDLGAKGPNGSTVTACATGTNSIGEAFKIIQRGDADAMITGGTEAPITQMAIAGFSASRALSTNEDKETACRPFQEGRDGFVMGEGAGIVVLESLESAKARGAEIYAEIVGYGTTGDAYHITAPAPQGEGGSRAMQAALDDANIEAKEVQYLNAHGTSTPVGDLTEVQAIKNTFGEAAKTLKVSSTKSMTGHLLGATGGIEAIFSALSIRDSRIAPTIHAVTPDPECDIDIVPNKAEDLDITYAMSNSLGFGGHNAVIILKKFAD; from the coding sequence ATGAGCAAAGAACAACGTGTTGTAATAACAGGAATCGGCGCATTATCACCTCTAGGTAACGATGCAAAGACGACGTGGGATAATGCATTAAAGGGCGTAAATGGTATTGAAGAAATTACTCGTTTAGATGTATCAGATTTCAATATTAATTTGGCTGGAGAGTTAAAAGATTTTAATATTGAAGATCATATCGAGAAAAAAGAAGCACGTCGTATGGATAGATTTACCCAATATGCAGTTGTCGCGGCAAGAGAAGCAGTGAGTGATGCTAAATTAGATATTAATGAAAATACTGCAAATAGAATTGGCGTATGGATTGGTTCTGGAATTGGCGGTATGGAAACTTTTGAAATTGCACATTCACAATTATTAGAACGTGGACCTAGACGTGTAAGCCCATTTTTCGTACCAATGTTAATCCCAGATATGGCTACAGGACAAGTATCTATTGATTTAGGTGCTAAAGGGCCTAATGGATCTACAGTCACTGCTTGTGCTACAGGTACAAATTCTATAGGCGAAGCTTTTAAAATAATTCAACGTGGTGATGCAGATGCCATGATTACTGGTGGTACGGAAGCACCAATTACTCAAATGGCAATTGCAGGGTTCAGCGCAAGTCGTGCATTATCTACAAATGAGGACAAAGAAACTGCTTGTCGACCATTCCAAGAAGGCCGTGATGGCTTTGTTATGGGTGAAGGCGCAGGTATTGTTGTACTTGAATCACTTGAATCAGCAAAAGCAAGAGGTGCAGAAATTTATGCAGAAATCGTTGGTTATGGTACAACGGGAGATGCTTATCACATTACTGCACCTGCACCTCAAGGAGAAGGTGGCTCACGTGCTATGCAAGCTGCTTTAGATGATGCAAACATTGAGGCTAAAGAAGTACAATACCTTAATGCTCATGGTACAAGTACACCAGTTGGAGACTTAACAGAAGTGCAAGCAATCAAAAATACATTTGGTGAAGCTGCTAAAACATTGAAAGTAAGTTCAACTAAATCAATGACAGGTCATTTACTTGGAGCGACAGGGGGCATTGAGGCGATATTCTCTGCACTTTCAATTAGAGATAGTCGTATTGCACCAACGATTCACGCTGTCACACCAGATCCTGAATGTGATATCGATATTGTGCCTAATAAAGCAGAAGATTTAGATATTACTTATGCAATGAGTAATAGTTTAGGTTTTGGTGGACACAATGCGGTAATTATATTGAAAAAATTTGCTGATTAA
- a CDS encoding peptide ABC transporter substrate-binding protein, translated as MKKFKIFTILIALSVVLAGCSSAEGVYSDKGQVFRKVLPQDISSLDTALVTDTVSFDVFNQIYEGLYTLDKNDKAQPGVAKYMPKKSNGGKTLTIKLRKDAKWSNGDPVTAQNFEYAWKRVVNPKTASEYAYIMYDLKNAEAINTGKKDIDELGVKAVNDHTLKVELNKPIPYISELLAFATFMPQNEKVVNKYGEQYGTTAEKSIYNGPFKVEDWKVEDKIQLVKNKDYWDKKKVHLDRVNYKVLKDQQAGASLYDTGSVDDTLITADQVDKYEGNPGLKKRLLASTFYIKLNRDNVPEFKNKDLRLAISQAIDKEGYVNAVKNDGSSATDGFTSKYTAKSPDGKDFTESIQSPLSYNPKSAKKHYDKAKKELGIKNLTFTMNTEDTAEKKISAEYIKAQVEKNLPGVTMKIKQLPFKQRVNQEHSETFEASLSGWGPDYPDPLTFLSIMTTGNASNNTGWGNKEYDKLIKDANGKLLQKPDERQAAMKKAEEIMLQEAPVAPIYQKGEAHLTNPQVKGLYYHQIGGDTSLKEVRIDKDIDRDTGNNKK; from the coding sequence ATGAAAAAATTTAAAATATTTACCATACTTATAGCGTTATCTGTTGTGTTAGCAGGTTGTAGTAGTGCTGAAGGCGTATATTCAGATAAAGGGCAAGTATTTAGAAAGGTATTACCACAGGATATATCATCATTAGATACAGCACTTGTAACAGACACAGTATCATTTGACGTATTTAACCAAATATATGAAGGATTATATACATTAGATAAAAATGATAAAGCGCAACCAGGTGTAGCGAAATACATGCCTAAAAAGAGTAATGGTGGTAAGACGTTAACAATCAAGCTACGTAAAGATGCCAAATGGTCGAACGGTGATCCAGTAACAGCACAAAACTTTGAATATGCTTGGAAACGCGTCGTCAATCCTAAAACAGCATCAGAGTATGCATATATAATGTATGATTTGAAAAATGCTGAAGCGATTAATACAGGTAAAAAAGATATAGATGAATTAGGCGTTAAAGCTGTGAATGACCATACATTAAAAGTAGAATTAAATAAACCAATTCCTTATATTAGTGAATTGTTAGCGTTTGCGACATTTATGCCACAAAATGAAAAAGTAGTGAACAAATATGGAGAACAATATGGGACAACAGCTGAAAAGTCAATCTATAACGGACCATTCAAAGTAGAGGACTGGAAAGTTGAAGATAAAATTCAACTTGTGAAAAACAAAGACTACTGGGATAAGAAAAAGGTACATTTAGATCGAGTGAATTATAAAGTGTTGAAAGATCAACAAGCGGGTGCTTCATTGTATGATACAGGGTCAGTTGATGATACGCTTATTACTGCTGATCAAGTGGACAAGTATGAAGGCAATCCTGGCCTGAAAAAACGACTGTTAGCAAGTACATTTTATATTAAATTAAATAGAGACAATGTTCCTGAATTTAAGAATAAGGACTTGCGACTTGCAATTTCTCAAGCCATTGATAAAGAAGGATATGTGAATGCTGTTAAGAACGACGGTTCATCAGCGACAGATGGTTTCACATCTAAGTATACTGCAAAATCGCCTGACGGTAAGGATTTCACAGAATCGATTCAATCGCCATTATCATATAATCCAAAGTCAGCGAAAAAGCATTATGACAAAGCGAAAAAAGAATTAGGTATTAAAAATCTAACGTTCACGATGAATACAGAAGACACAGCTGAGAAGAAAATTTCGGCAGAGTACATCAAGGCCCAAGTTGAGAAAAATTTACCTGGTGTTACGATGAAGATTAAGCAACTACCATTTAAACAAAGGGTAAACCAAGAACACTCAGAAACGTTTGAGGCTTCGCTTTCTGGTTGGGGTCCAGATTATCCAGATCCATTAACGTTCTTAAGTATTATGACGACAGGTAATGCGTCTAATAACACAGGATGGGGTAACAAAGAGTACGATAAACTCATCAAGGACGCGAATGGCAAATTATTACAAAAGCCAGATGAACGTCAAGCGGCAATGAAAAAAGCCGAAGAAATTATGTTACAAGAAGCACCGGTTGCACCAATTTATCAAAAAGGGGAAGCGCATTTAACTAATCCTCAAGTTAAAGGTTTATATTATCATCAAATCGGTGGCGATACTTCGTTGAAAGAGGTACGCATCGACAAAGATATTGATAGAGACACAGGTAACAATAAAAAATAA
- the trpS gene encoding tryptophan--tRNA ligase: METLFSGIQPSGIPTLGNYIGALKQFGEVQDDYNCFFCIVDQHAITVPQDRLKLRKQTRQLAAIYLASGIDPEKSTLFIQSEVPAHIQASWMLTTISSIGELERMTQFKDKSLKQTEGVPAGLLTYPPLMAADIVIYNTNIVPVGDDQKQHMELTRNLVDRFNSRYNDILVKPEIRMPKVGGRVMSLQDPTKKMSKSDDNQKNFISLLDDPNTAAKKIKSAVTDSDGIIKFDREHKPGISNLLSIYSSLTDESLAALELKYQDSNYGVFKTDLADIVKTFLTEFQEKYNHYYNSEELDTILDEGRDKAQKVSFKTLKKMEKAMGLGRKR, from the coding sequence ATGGAAACATTATTTTCAGGTATCCAGCCTAGTGGTATACCCACACTCGGTAATTATATCGGTGCATTAAAACAATTTGGAGAAGTCCAAGATGATTACAATTGTTTCTTCTGCATCGTGGACCAACATGCAATTACGGTTCCACAAGATCGTTTGAAATTAAGAAAACAAACGAGACAACTCGCAGCTATTTATTTAGCTTCTGGTATTGATCCAGAAAAATCAACACTCTTTATCCAATCAGAAGTACCAGCACATATTCAAGCAAGTTGGATGCTGACAACCATATCTTCTATTGGTGAATTAGAGCGCATGACACAATTTAAAGATAAATCTTTAAAACAAACTGAAGGTGTGCCTGCCGGTCTCTTAACTTATCCACCATTAATGGCTGCCGATATTGTAATCTACAATACTAATATCGTACCTGTAGGCGATGATCAAAAACAACATATGGAATTAACACGAAACTTAGTAGATCGATTTAATAGTCGCTACAATGACATTTTGGTTAAACCTGAAATTCGCATGCCAAAAGTAGGTGGGCGTGTCATGAGTTTACAAGATCCAACTAAAAAGATGAGTAAAAGTGATGATAATCAAAAAAACTTCATCTCTTTATTAGATGATCCAAATACTGCTGCTAAAAAAATTAAAAGTGCAGTTACAGATTCAGATGGCATAATTAAATTTGATAGAGAACACAAACCAGGTATTTCTAACTTATTATCTATTTATTCAAGTCTTACTGATGAATCATTAGCTGCACTTGAACTCAAATACCAGGATTCAAATTATGGTGTCTTTAAAACAGATTTAGCTGACATAGTAAAAACATTCTTAACTGAATTCCAAGAAAAGTACAATCACTACTATAATTCAGAGGAATTGGATACCATTTTAGATGAAGGTAGAGATAAAGCTCAAAAAGTTTCATTCAAAACCTTGAAAAAAATGGAAAAAGCGATGGGCCTAGGTCGTAAAAGATAA
- a CDS encoding ABC transporter ATP-binding protein produces the protein MSERILEVNNLHVSFDIDAGEVQAVRGVDFFLDKGETLAIVGESGSGKSVTTKAITKLFQRESGRIKKGEINFLGDDLSKKSEQELIKLRGKDISMIFQDPMTSLNPTMKIGKQVMEPLMKHKNYNKVDAKKRALEILNMVGLPNAEKRFNAYPHQFSGGQRQRIVIATALACEPKVLIADEPTTALDVTMQAQILELMKELQDKISTSIIFITHDLGVVANIADRVAVMYGGQMIETGEVDEIFYDPKHPYTWGLLSSMPDLTTGSETELLAIPGTPPDLLHPPKGDAFAERSQYALDIDFKSPPPWYQVSPTHFVKSWLLDERAPHVDPPEMVQKRLRNMPKNYDKPQQVERVSFDGQ, from the coding sequence ATGTCAGAACGAATATTAGAAGTTAACAACTTGCATGTTTCCTTTGATATCGATGCAGGGGAAGTGCAAGCAGTCAGAGGTGTCGATTTCTTTTTAGATAAAGGAGAAACATTGGCGATTGTTGGTGAGTCAGGATCTGGGAAATCCGTGACTACTAAAGCGATCACGAAGTTATTTCAACGTGAATCAGGTCGAATTAAAAAAGGAGAAATCAATTTTTTAGGTGATGATTTATCAAAAAAATCAGAACAAGAATTGATTAAGTTACGAGGCAAAGACATTTCAATGATCTTCCAAGATCCTATGACTTCGTTGAATCCAACGATGAAAATTGGTAAACAAGTTATGGAACCTTTGATGAAACATAAAAACTATAACAAGGTTGATGCGAAAAAAAGGGCGTTAGAGATTTTGAATATGGTTGGTTTACCAAATGCAGAGAAACGGTTTAATGCTTATCCCCATCAATTTTCAGGTGGACAAAGACAGAGAATTGTTATTGCAACTGCATTAGCGTGCGAGCCCAAAGTATTAATCGCTGACGAGCCAACCACAGCACTTGATGTAACGATGCAAGCCCAAATATTAGAATTGATGAAAGAATTACAAGATAAGATAAGCACGTCTATTATCTTTATTACACATGATCTAGGGGTTGTTGCTAACATTGCAGATCGTGTTGCAGTAATGTACGGTGGTCAAATGATAGAAACGGGAGAGGTAGATGAGATATTTTATGATCCAAAGCATCCTTATACATGGGGACTGTTATCATCTATGCCCGATTTAACAACAGGATCGGAAACTGAACTATTAGCTATACCGGGCACGCCACCAGATTTATTACATCCACCCAAAGGAGATGCATTTGCAGAACGAAGTCAATACGCATTAGATATTGACTTTAAGTCGCCGCCACCTTGGTATCAAGTATCGCCAACACATTTTGTAAAATCATGGTTGTTAGATGAACGCGCACCTCATGTTGATCCACCAGAAATGGTACAAAAACGTTTACGTAACATGCCAAAAAATTACGATAAACCTCAACAAGTAGAAAGGGTGTCGTTTGATGGACAATAA
- a CDS encoding beta-ketoacyl-ACP synthase III encodes MDVGIKGFGAYAPENIVDNAYFETFLETTDEWISQMTGIKERRWASEEQETSDLAYEASVRAIADAGIEASDIDMILVATSTGDFPFPTVANILQERLGVGKVASLDQLAACSGFMYSMINAKQFVQSGDYKNVLVVGVDKLSKITDFTDRSTAILFGDGAGAAVIGEVSEGRGILSYELGSDGSGGKYLYLNPENGKIFMNGREVFKFAVRIMGEASNNAVAKANLKPEDVDMFVPHQANIRIMESARERLGIPREKMSVSVDKYGNTSAASIPLSIAQELENGKIKDDDVLVLVGFGGGLTWGAVTLRWGK; translated from the coding sequence ATGGACGTGGGTATTAAAGGTTTTGGTGCATATGCACCTGAAAATATAGTAGACAATGCCTATTTTGAAACATTTTTAGAAACAACGGATGAATGGATTTCTCAAATGACTGGTATTAAAGAAAGAAGATGGGCTAGTGAAGAGCAAGAAACATCTGATTTAGCATATGAAGCAAGCGTAAGAGCAATAGCAGATGCTGGAATTGAAGCCTCTGATATTGATATGATATTAGTTGCGACTTCTACAGGTGATTTTCCTTTTCCAACAGTAGCCAATATCCTTCAAGAGAGATTAGGCGTTGGTAAAGTTGCATCTTTAGATCAACTCGCTGCGTGTAGTGGTTTTATGTATTCTATGATTAATGCTAAACAATTTGTACAATCTGGAGATTATAAGAATGTACTTGTTGTAGGTGTAGATAAATTATCTAAAATTACTGATTTTACTGATCGTTCCACTGCAATTTTATTCGGTGATGGTGCAGGAGCTGCCGTTATCGGAGAAGTATCAGAAGGACGTGGTATTCTGAGCTATGAATTAGGTTCTGATGGCTCAGGCGGTAAATATTTATATTTAAATCCAGAAAATGGCAAAATATTTATGAATGGTCGTGAAGTATTTAAATTTGCAGTTAGAATTATGGGCGAAGCATCAAATAATGCAGTAGCTAAAGCAAATTTAAAACCAGAAGATGTTGATATGTTTGTGCCTCATCAAGCAAATATTAGAATTATGGAATCGGCGAGAGAACGCTTAGGCATACCGAGAGAAAAGATGAGTGTTTCAGTTGATAAATACGGTAATACCTCTGCAGCCTCAATTCCATTAAGTATTGCGCAAGAATTGGAAAATGGCAAAATTAAAGACGATGACGTTTTAGTGTTAGTAGGTTTTGGCGGCGGTCTTACTTGGGGCGCTGTTACATTGAGATGGGGAAAATAG